GTGGCGTACTGGTTGGTGTTGAGCCAGATGACCAGCACCCCGAAGATGCCCGCCAGCAGGGCCCCGGCCCCGGCACCGGCGGCGAAGGCCAGCACGTCCGAACCGGTGCTCACCGCCGTGGCGAAGCCGGCGATCGCCGCCACCAGCATCATCCCCTCGGCACCCAGGTTGATGATGCCGGAGCGCTCGTTGATCAGCAGGCCCAGGCCCGCCAGGGCCAGCACGGTCCCGGCGTTGAGCGTGGCGGCCAGCAGCAAGGCCAGCTCGTTCATGCGCGGCCTCCCTTGGTGGAACGGATGCGGTAGAGGATGAGGGTGTCGCAGGCCAGCAGCGCGAACAGCAGCAGGCCCTGGAAGACACCGGTCAGGGCCTTGGGCAGGCCCAGGCGGCTTTGTGCCAGTTCACCCCCGATGTAGAACATGCTCATGAGGATGGACGAGAAGACGATGCCCACCGGATGCAGCCGCCCGACGTAGGCGACGATGATGGCGGCGAAGCCGTAGCCGGCCGGCACATAGGGCGTGAGCTGACCCAGCGGCCCGGTGGCCTCCAGCGCCCCCGCCAGGCCGGCCATGCCTCCGGACAGCAGCAGCGCCGTCCACAGCGCGGTGCGCGAGGAGAAACCGGCGTAGCGCGCCGCGGCCGGGGCCAGCCCGCCCACCTGCATCGCGAAGCCGCGGTAGGTGCGGAACAGGAAGGCCCACATCAGGCCCACCGCCCCCAGGGCGATCAGGGCGCCGATGTTGATGCGCAGGCCGTCGAACAGCCGGGGGATCTTGGTGACCGCGGCGAAGGTGATGGTCTGCGGGAAGTTGTAGCCGTTGGGGTCTTTCCAGGGCCCGTAGACCAGCCAGGACAGCAGCATGTCGGCCACATAGACCAGCATCAGGCTGACCAGGATCTCGCTGGCGTTGAAGCGGTCACGCAGCAGCGCGACGATGCCGCTCCAGACCATGCCGCCCAGCATGCCGGCCAGCAGGATGGGCAGCACCACCCAGCGGCTGGTGTCCGGGCCGGCCTGCATGGCCACCCAGCCGCCCGCCAGGGCGCCCAGGATGAACTGGCCCTCGGCACCGATGTTCCAGACATTGGCGCGGAAGCACACCGCCAGGCCCAGGCCGATCAGCACCAGGGGCACGGCCTTCACGCTGAGCTCGGAGAGCGCATAGGCGCTCTTCAGCGGCTCCACGAAGAAGACCTGCAAGCCCTTGACCGGATCCTTGCCCAGGGCCCAGAAGAGGATCACGCCCACCACCACGGTGATCGCCAGCGCCAGCACCGGCGAGGCATAGGACATCCATTTCGACGGCTGCGGCCGCGACTCAAGCTTCAGCATGGGCGCCTTCCCACAGTCCCGACATCCATTCACCGATCATTTCGCGCGTGGCGTCCGCGGTGGCCACCGAGGGCGACAACCGCCCCTGCGCGATGACCACCAGGCGGTCGCTGATCTCGAAGAGTTCGTCCAGTTCCTCGCTGACCACCAGCAGGGCGCAGCCCGCGTCGCGCAGGGCCAGCAGTTCGCCCCGGATCTGGGCCGCCGCGCCCACGTCCACGCCCCAGGTGGGCTGCGAGATGATGAGCAGCTTGGGCCGGGCGTCGATCTCGCGCCCGACGATGAATTTCTGCAGGTTGCCGCCCGACAGCGAACGCGCGGCCGCGTCCGGGCCGCCGGCCTTCACGTTGAAGCGGGCGATCAGGTCGGCCGCCATCCTGCGGGTGGCCGCCAGGTTCAGCCAGCCGCCCGAGCCCACCGCCTCCTGGCGGGTGAGCAGGGTGTTCTGGGCCAGCGACAGCGTGGGCACGGCCCCGCGTCCCAGGCGCTCCTCCGGCACGAAATGCAGGCCTTGGGCCCGGCGGGCGCCCGGCGACGCCGCCGCGATGTCCCGGCCGAACAGGCTGACCGAGCCGGCCGGCGCACGGCGGTCTTCGCCGGAAAGCGCGGCCATCAGCTCCTGCTGGCCGTTGCCGGACACGCCGGCCACGCCGACGATCTCGCCGGCCCGAACGTCCAGTCCGATCTGCTTGAGCGAGACACCGAAGGGGTCCTGCTGGGTCAGCGACAGGTTCTTGACCGACAGCACCACATCACCCGCGTTCGAGGGGCGGTGCGTCAGCGCCGGCGGCTCGGCACCGATCATCAGGCGCGAGAGGCTGGCGTTGGTTTCCTGCGTGGGATCGACCTCGCCCGTCACCTTGCCGCCGCGCAGCACGGTGCAGTGGTGGCAGAGGTTGCGGATCTCATCGAGCTTGTGGCTGATGTAAAGGATGGCGCAGCCCTCGTCGCTGAGCTTGCGCAGCGTGACGAAGAGCTTCTCGACGGCCTGCGGCGTCAGCACCGAGGTCGGCTCGTCCAGGATGAGCAGCTGCGGGTTGGTGAGCAGGGCCCGCACGATCTCGACCCGCTGGCGCTCGCCCACGCTCAGGGTGTGCACCGGCCGCAGCGGGTCCACGTCCAGGCCGTAGCCCGCGGCCACCTGGCGGATGCGCTCGGTGACCTCGGCCAGCGGCAGGCTCTTGTCCAGGCCCAGCCAGACGTTCTCGGCCGCGGTCAGGGTGTCGAACAGCGAGAAGTGCTGGTAGACCATGCTGATGCCCAGGGCACGGGCCTGGGCCGGGCTGGCCACTTCCACCTGCTTGCCGTTCCAGATCATCTCGCCCTCGTCCGGCTGGACGGCACCGTAGATGATCTTCATCAGGGTGGACTTGCCCGCACCGTTTTCACCCAGCACCGCGTGGATCTGGCCTGGCGCCACCTTCAGGTGGATGTCGTCGTTGGCACGAACCGCAGGGTACTGCTTGGAAATGCCGGTGAGTTCGAGTCGGAGCATGTCGAAAAGAGAGCAAGTCCGGGACATTGTGCCCTCCGTGCCGGGGCCTGTGCCAGGTCCGGCCCGCAGGGCGATGAGGCTGGCGGCCTGCGCCGCCAGCCCGGTGGAACCGGGCCAGGCCCGGTCACGCCGCGATCAGAAGTGGTATTCCGCGCGGATCATCGGGGTCTTGGCGAAGGCGCCGTCGCCCGCCGCACCCTTGTACGAGTTGCCGAACTTGTTCTTCCAGTACTGGTACTCGAAGCCGACCTTGAACTTCTTGGGCGTGTTCCACAGGGTGCCCACGTCGTACATCAGCTGCATGTCGATGTTGGTCTCGGGCGCAGTCTGTCCACCGAACTCGTTCTTGCCCTTGCCGGCGATGAAGTTGGCGAAGCCCTCGAAGGAGATCGGCAGGCCCACCGGCACGGGGATGGACCAGGCCGCCGTCAGCATCGGGTGCGCGTCGTAGCTGTAGCGGGGCGTGGCCACACCGGTGTACTCGTTGGTGGGCGCATTGCTCTCCCACAGTTGCAGCAGGCTCACGTTCAGGAAGCCGGGCACGTCGAACATGACGGTGGGGCCGGCCACCAGCATGCGCTTCTTCGAGTTGTAGCCGGCGTCATCCTTGACGTTCCAGTCGAAGCCGGCGGTCAGGCCCAGGTTGCGCACCACGCCGGGGTAGGACAGGTTGGCACCGGTCACCTTGGACAGGTCCAGCGTGTGGCGGTAGACCACATAGGCTTCCTGGGCGCCGTTGTTCGAGCCCGGGGATGCCGGGTCGTTCTTGTCCGACATCAGCAGGTCGACGTTGAAGAAGTTCGTCCCGTAGCTGTAGCCGCTCACATGGGTGAGGTTGAAGATGTTCTTGTGGATGTTGTTCGTGCCGAAGGGCTCGGCGAACTTGCTGCCGTAGCGGTAGCCGATGGAGGTGTCGCTCCAGTCGGCGGCCTGGGAAGCCATCGACAGCACGGCCAGGGAAGCGGCCAATGCGATGCGGGAAAGAGACTGCATGGGAATCGTCCTATCGTCGTTGTGGGTGAAGGGAGGAACGTTGAAAGTCAACACGGGTAACAAGGTGCAAAACTCATACCATGCTCATACGGGGTCAGGTATGAGCCGAGGCTGCGGCCCGCGGGGCTGCCCGGCCACGTAGGCGGCCCTCAGGTTGCGCTCGTCGGCCAGGGTCATCCAGGCGAACACGCGGGCGTGCAGGCTCTGCGCCGGCAGCGGCGCCACCTGGCCGGTGGCCACCGCATCGCGGTGCTCCGCCACCGGGCCGCTGGCCCAGTCCCAGACGCACAGATCGGCCAGCCGACCCGGCTCCAGCGCACCCAGTTCGTGCGCCAGGCCCAGGGCCTCGGCCGCTCCCAGCGTGGCCGCGTGCAGCCCGGCCCAGGCGGTCATGCGGGTGCCCCGCAGGGCTTGGACCTTGTAGGCCTCGGCCAGCGTGCGCAGCATCGACAGGCTGGTACCGCCGCCCACGTCCGAGGCCAGCGACACGCCGTGACCGACGGCCCGCGCCTCGGCCCAGTTGAACAGGCCGCTGCCCAGGAAGAGGTTGCTGCTGGGGCAGAAGGCGATGTGGGCCCCGGTGTCGCGCAGCAGCGCCCGGTCGGCGTCGTCCAGCCAGATGCCATGGGCCAGCACCGAACGCTGGTTGAGCAGGCCGTGCTGGTGGTACACGTCCAGGTAGCTGCGCGCCTGGGGGAACAGCTCCTGCACCCAGCGCACCTCGTCGAGGTTCTCGGCCACGTGGGTCTGCATGTAGAGGCCTTCATGGCGCTGCAGCAGCCCCCCGGCCATGGCCAGTTGTTCGGGCGTGCTGGTGACGGCAAAGCGCACGGTCACCGCGAAGGCGTTGCGGCCCCGGCCATGCCAGCGGGCGATCTGCGCCTCGCAGTCGCGCCGGGCACCCTCCACATCGTCGCGCAGACCCTCGGGGGCATGGCGGTCCATCAGCACCTTGCCGGTGATGATGCGCATGCCGCGCACCGAGGCCGCCTCGAACAGTGCCTCGGCCGAGACGGCATGCACGGTGGCGAACACCACGGCCGCGGTGGTGCCGTGGGCCAGCAGCGCATCCAGGAACAACTCGGCCCCCGCGCGGGCCACCGCCGGGTCGGCAAAGCGCTGCTCGGCCGGGAAGGTGTAGGTCTGCAGCCAGTCCAGCAGCGTGGCGCCGTAGCTGGCGATGACGTCCAGCTGGGGGCAATGCACATGGGTGTCGACGAAGCCCGGCAGGATCAGCCGCCCGCGGTGGTCCTCGCGCGGCCAGTCCTCGCCCGGCGCCTCGGCCTGGACGGCGACGATGCGCCCATCCTCGATCAGCAGCCAGTGGTCCGGGCGGAAGCGCACCGCCGGGCTGTCCACATCGCCCAGGGCCGGCAGGCCGGTGAAGTCCAGCAGATCGCCGCGCAAGGCCCGCCGGGTCATGCCCTCACCCCTTCCCTGGCACGCCCGGGGGTGTCGGCCGCCCGGCCGGCCGGCACCTTGCCGGTCAGGGCCCGGGCGGTGTCACGCACCTGCTCGCGCAGCCAGCGCTGGGCCGAGGAGGCATGGGTGCGGTCGTGCCAGAGCTGGTAATAGGCCATGGCAGGGAAGGCCACCGGGCAGCGGACGATGCGCACCGGAAAGCGCCCGAGCTGGCGTTCGCAGAACTGGCGACCGGTGGTCAGCACCAGCCGGGTCTGGGCCACCATCAGGGGCGCCAGGCTGAAATGCGAACACCGCACGGCGATGCGACGCTCCAGCCCCTGCAGCGCCAGGAAGTCGTCGATCACGCCACGGGCGCCGGGGTGCATCGGCGTGGGGGCGATGTGGTCGCTCTCCAGGTAGCGGGCGGCCGTCCATTGGCGCGGGTTCTTCACGGCGGGGTGATCCTCCCCCACCAGGCAGACCACCTCGTCGGTCATCAAGCGACCCAGATGCAGTTCCTCGGGCGGCTGCAGCCAGTTGCCCACCACCAGGTCCACCTCGCCGGTGGCCAGCTTGCGCCGGTAGTCCGAATCGGCCGACAGCGGGTGCAGGGCCACCTTCAGGCCCGGCGCCCGGGTCCGCAGACGCGTCACCAGGTCCGGCAGGAAGGAGGGATTGAGGTAGTCGGTGGCCGCGATGTTGACCTGCCCCTCGGCCTGGGCCGGCTCGAAATCGCGCCCCACCCGGGCCGGACCGAACAGGGTGTCCGCCTCCCGCAGCAGCCGCTCGGCCGGCCCCAGCAGCCCCAAGGCCGCCTCGGTTGGCACCAAACCGGTGCCTGCACGCACCAAAAGAGTGTCACCGGTCAGCGCACGCAGGCGCTTCAGCTGGGCGCTGATCTGAGGCTGCGTGCTGCCCAGGCGCAGGGCAGCCCGCGACACGCTGCGTTCGGTGATCACGGTGTGGAGGACCTTCACGAGATGGAGGTCGATGTTGGCAAAGGGGAGCGCCGCGGGCATACGGCATGGCATATGCAACTCATGGGCCAGCCCGTATTCTCGCAGCGCCAGAAGCGAGTAAGTTCCAGACATCCCCGGCCTTGTCGGTTCACCGAGTTCCCATGTCCGCACCCATCCGTTTCCTGTTCCGAGGCCAGCCCGTGGCGGTGCCGGCGGACACCCCGACCCGCACCGTGCTGCAGTGGCTGCGCGAGGACCGCCAGGCCTGCGGCACCAAGGAAGGCTGCGCCGAAGGCGACTGCGGCGCCTGCACCGTGCTGGTGGCCGAGCTGCCCGAAACCCTGCCCGAGGGCAGCCAGGCCGTGCGCAGTGCCGGCGTGGCCCTGCGCCCGGTCAACGCCTGCATCCGCTTCCTGCCCTCGCTGCACGGCAAGGCCCTGCTGACCGTGGAAGACCTGGCCGGCGGAGCCCCGGCGGGCACCCAGACGCTGCACCCCGCCCAGCAGGCCCTGGTGGACTGCCACGGCGCGCAGTGCGGCTTCTGCACGCCGGGCTTCGTGATGACGCTGGCGGCGGTGCACGAGGCCCACCAGGCACACCAGGACAACAACCCCACCGCCTGCGCGCCCGGCCGCGGGGCCCTGGCCGATGCCCTGGCCGGCAACCTGTGCCGCTGCACCGGCTACCGGCCCATCCTGGATGCCGCCCAGCAGATGCTGGCCCAGACCGGCCCGCGCCTGCCGCTGGCCGGCCTGCGCGACCAGCTGCTGGCCCTGCAGGCCGCGCCGGCACCCTCGGTGGAAGGCCTCGTCCACGTCCCGCGCGACCTGGCCAGCCTGGCGCGGCTGCGCGCCGACAAGCCCGAGGCCCGGCTGGTGGCCGGCGCCACCGACGTGGGCCTGTGGGTGACCAAGCAGATGCGCCCGCTGGGCGAGCTGATCTTCCTGGGCGATGTGGCCGAGCTGCGCCGCATCGAGGCCACCGCCACCGCCCTGCGCATCGGCGCGGCGGTGACGCTGGAGGACGCCTGGGCGGCCCTGGTCGCCCGCTGGCCGGCCCTGCACGAGATGCACCGCCGCTTCGCCGGCCCGCCGGTGCGCCACGCCGGCACCCTGGTGGGCAACCTGGCCAATGGCTCGCCCATCGGCGACGGACCGCCGGTGCTGATCGCCCTGGGCGCCGAGCTGCTGCTGCGCCGCGGCGAGGCCCAGCGCCGCCTGCCGCTGCAGGACTTCTACCTGGACTACATGAAAAACGCGCTGCAGCCCGGCGAGTTCGTCGAGGCGGTGGAGGTGCCGCTGCAGACCCTGGGCGCCAGCTGGGTCGCCCAGGCCCACAAGATCTCCAAGCGCCTGGACTGCGACATCTCGGCCGTCAGCGCCGGCTTTGCCCTGCGCCTGGAGGGTGAGCGCGTGGCCGAGGCCCGCCTGGCCTATGGCGGCATGGCCGCCACGGTGCGCCGGGCCGCCGGCGCGGAGGCGGCCCTGCTCGGCCAGCCCTGGACCGAGGCCACCCTGCGCGCCGCCCAGGCCGCGCTGGCTCGCGACTACACGCCGCTGACCGACCTGCGGGCCAGCGCCGACTACCGGCGCGCCACCGCCGCCGCCCTGCTGGAGCGGCTGTGGCTGAGCACGCGCCCACACGATCCCGTCCCCCTC
This sequence is a window from Ideonella dechloratans. Protein-coding genes within it:
- a CDS encoding ABC transporter permease codes for the protein MLKLESRPQPSKWMSYASPVLALAITVVVGVILFWALGKDPVKGLQVFFVEPLKSAYALSELSVKAVPLVLIGLGLAVCFRANVWNIGAEGQFILGALAGGWVAMQAGPDTSRWVVLPILLAGMLGGMVWSGIVALLRDRFNASEILVSLMLVYVADMLLSWLVYGPWKDPNGYNFPQTITFAAVTKIPRLFDGLRINIGALIALGAVGLMWAFLFRTYRGFAMQVGGLAPAAARYAGFSSRTALWTALLLSGGMAGLAGALEATGPLGQLTPYVPAGYGFAAIIVAYVGRLHPVGIVFSSILMSMFYIGGELAQSRLGLPKALTGVFQGLLLFALLACDTLILYRIRSTKGGRA
- the xdhA gene encoding xanthine dehydrogenase small subunit, with the translated sequence MSAPIRFLFRGQPVAVPADTPTRTVLQWLREDRQACGTKEGCAEGDCGACTVLVAELPETLPEGSQAVRSAGVALRPVNACIRFLPSLHGKALLTVEDLAGGAPAGTQTLHPAQQALVDCHGAQCGFCTPGFVMTLAAVHEAHQAHQDNNPTACAPGRGALADALAGNLCRCTGYRPILDAAQQMLAQTGPRLPLAGLRDQLLALQAAPAPSVEGLVHVPRDLASLARLRADKPEARLVAGATDVGLWVTKQMRPLGELIFLGDVAELRRIEATATALRIGAAVTLEDAWAALVARWPALHEMHRRFAGPPVRHAGTLVGNLANGSPIGDGPPVLIALGAELLLRRGEAQRRLPLQDFYLDYMKNALQPGEFVEAVEVPLQTLGASWVAQAHKISKRLDCDISAVSAGFALRLEGERVAEARLAYGGMAATVRRAAGAEAALLGQPWTEATLRAAQAALARDYTPLTDLRASADYRRATAAALLERLWLSTRPHDPVPLEQLRVDLRTPA
- a CDS encoding ABC transporter ATP-binding protein; translation: MLRLELTGISKQYPAVRANDDIHLKVAPGQIHAVLGENGAGKSTLMKIIYGAVQPDEGEMIWNGKQVEVASPAQARALGISMVYQHFSLFDTLTAAENVWLGLDKSLPLAEVTERIRQVAAGYGLDVDPLRPVHTLSVGERQRVEIVRALLTNPQLLILDEPTSVLTPQAVEKLFVTLRKLSDEGCAILYISHKLDEIRNLCHHCTVLRGGKVTGEVDPTQETNASLSRLMIGAEPPALTHRPSNAGDVVLSVKNLSLTQQDPFGVSLKQIGLDVRAGEIVGVAGVSGNGQQELMAALSGEDRRAPAGSVSLFGRDIAAASPGARRAQGLHFVPEERLGRGAVPTLSLAQNTLLTRQEAVGSGGWLNLAATRRMAADLIARFNVKAGGPDAAARSLSGGNLQKFIVGREIDARPKLLIISQPTWGVDVGAAAQIRGELLALRDAGCALLVVSEELDELFEISDRLVVIAQGRLSPSVATADATREMIGEWMSGLWEGAHAEA
- the guaD gene encoding guanine deaminase, which codes for MTRRALRGDLLDFTGLPALGDVDSPAVRFRPDHWLLIEDGRIVAVQAEAPGEDWPREDHRGRLILPGFVDTHVHCPQLDVIASYGATLLDWLQTYTFPAEQRFADPAVARAGAELFLDALLAHGTTAAVVFATVHAVSAEALFEAASVRGMRIITGKVLMDRHAPEGLRDDVEGARRDCEAQIARWHGRGRNAFAVTVRFAVTSTPEQLAMAGGLLQRHEGLYMQTHVAENLDEVRWVQELFPQARSYLDVYHQHGLLNQRSVLAHGIWLDDADRALLRDTGAHIAFCPSSNLFLGSGLFNWAEARAVGHGVSLASDVGGGTSLSMLRTLAEAYKVQALRGTRMTAWAGLHAATLGAAEALGLAHELGALEPGRLADLCVWDWASGPVAEHRDAVATGQVAPLPAQSLHARVFAWMTLADERNLRAAYVAGQPRGPQPRLIPDPV
- a CDS encoding LysR family transcriptional regulator, with the protein product MKVLHTVITERSVSRAALRLGSTQPQISAQLKRLRALTGDTLLVRAGTGLVPTEAALGLLGPAERLLREADTLFGPARVGRDFEPAQAEGQVNIAATDYLNPSFLPDLVTRLRTRAPGLKVALHPLSADSDYRRKLATGEVDLVVGNWLQPPEELHLGRLMTDEVVCLVGEDHPAVKNPRQWTAARYLESDHIAPTPMHPGARGVIDDFLALQGLERRIAVRCSHFSLAPLMVAQTRLVLTTGRQFCERQLGRFPVRIVRCPVAFPAMAYYQLWHDRTHASSAQRWLREQVRDTARALTGKVPAGRAADTPGRAREGVRA
- a CDS encoding outer envelope protein, giving the protein MQSLSRIALAASLAVLSMASQAADWSDTSIGYRYGSKFAEPFGTNNIHKNIFNLTHVSGYSYGTNFFNVDLLMSDKNDPASPGSNNGAQEAYVVYRHTLDLSKVTGANLSYPGVVRNLGLTAGFDWNVKDDAGYNSKKRMLVAGPTVMFDVPGFLNVSLLQLWESNAPTNEYTGVATPRYSYDAHPMLTAAWSIPVPVGLPISFEGFANFIAGKGKNEFGGQTAPETNIDMQLMYDVGTLWNTPKKFKVGFEYQYWKNKFGNSYKGAAGDGAFAKTPMIRAEYHF